A section of the Carya illinoinensis cultivar Pawnee chromosome 12, C.illinoinensisPawnee_v1, whole genome shotgun sequence genome encodes:
- the LOC122290456 gene encoding uncharacterized protein LOC122290456 isoform X1, giving the protein MDMKRDSVPWTKQRNEPCSTIHPTIRQHECIQAQIVEPKQTTAQEHSSNLASSSSHNTASIIPMLLVAFLLVTSLLGPALSLSIVSDSSHSLLANQTFHPGSELHKLKSVRGYLRKINKPAVKTIQSPDGDVIDCVLSHLQPAFDHPQLKGQKPLAPVLQDPPERPKGHDTADTVAESLQLWTESGESCPEGTVPIRRTTEEDILRASSVGRFGRKPTRHVRRDSTGSGHEHAVLFVNGDQYYGAKASINVWAPRVTDQYEFSLSQIWVISGSFGNDLNTIEAGWQVSPELYGDNNPRFFTYWTTDAYQTTGCYNLLCSGFIQTNNKVAIGAAISPRSSFNGRQFDIGVMVWKDPKHGHWWLEFGSGLLVGYWPAFIFSHLRNHASMIQFGGEIVNSRSSGFHTSTQMGSGQFAEEGFGKASYFRNLQVVDWDNNLLPLTNLHLLADHPSCYDIKQVWNNAWGTHFFYGGPGKNVRCP; this is encoded by the exons ATGGACATGAAGAGAGATTCAGTTCCATGGACAAAACAGAGGAATGAACCATGTTCTACAATTCATCCCACAATAAGACAACACGAATGCATACAAGCACAAATTGTTGAACCAAAACAAACAACAGCGCAAGAACATTCCTCAAATCTAGCTTCGTCTTCTTCCCACAATACTGCCTCAATCATTCCCATGCTTCtcgttgctttccttcttgtAACTTCCTTGCTTGGCCCTGCCCTGTCCCTCTCTATTGTGTCAGATTCCAGCCACTCTCTGCTGGCCAACCAAACTTTTCACCCAGGTTCTGAGTTGCACAAGCTGAAGAGTGTCAGAGGTTATCTCAGGAAGATCAACAAACCTGCTGTGAAGACAATTCAG AGCCCTGATGGTGATGTTATAGACTGTGTGCTATCTCATCTCCAACCAGCTTTTGACCATCCTCAGCTGAAAGGACAGAAACCATTG GCTCCAGTTCTGCAGGATCCACCGGAAAGGCCAAAAGGCCATGACACTGCAGATACAGTGGCAGAGAGCTTGCAGCTATGGACAGAATCTGGTGAATCCTGCCCAGAGGGTACTGTTCCAATCAGAAGAACCACAGAAGAAGATATTTTAAGAGCAAGTTCTGTTGGAAGATTTGGAAGAAAACCAACAAGACATGTTAGAAGAGACTCTACAGGCAGTGGTCATGAG CATGCAGTTCTATTTGTAAATGGAGATCAGTATTATGGAGCAAAGGCCAGCATAAACGTGTGGGCGCCCCGCGTAACTGATCAATATGAATTCAGCTTGTCACAAATATGGGTCATTTCGGGTTCCTTTGGCAATGATCTAAATACCATTGAAGCTGGTTGGCAG GTTAGCCCTGAGCTGTATGGAGACAATAATCCAAGGTTCTTCACTTATTGGACA aCCGATGCATACCAAACAACTGGATGTTACAATTTACTGTGCTCAGGCTTCATCCAAACCAACAACAAGGTTGCTATTGGAGCAGCAATCTCTCCAAGGTCCTCCTTCAATGGCAGACAATTTGATATTGGCGTAATGGTTTGGAAG gATCCAAAGCATGGACATTGGTGGCTGGAATTTGGATCCGGTCTGCTTGTTGGATATTGGCCTGCATTCATTTTCAGTCACTTAAGAAACCATGCTAGCATGATACAATTTGGGGGAGAGATTGTAAATTCTAGATCTTCAGGTTTTCACACATCTACTCAAATGGGTAGCGGCCAATTTGCAGAAGAAGGATTTGGAAAAGCATCCTATTTCAGAAACTTGCAAGTTGTTGACTGGGATAATAACTTGCTTCCTCTAACAAACCTTCATCTCTTGGCTGATCATCCAAGTTGTTATGATATAAAGCAAGTGTGGAATAACGCATGGGGAACTCACTTTTTTTATGGGGGTCCTGGAAAGAATGTAAGATGCCCTTGA
- the LOC122288832 gene encoding kinetochore protein SPC25 homolog isoform X2 — translation MEIREEDTVRTKMDSLRLISDREIPIQQRRMGTLTASFRKSLESIGARARETVQSQGKLGQLKDKLREAEDEMVKALAVKTRKEAMRMAKMDAIAAQKARVDELIRSVQEQKAKRDQYAAVISQQYLALAVSEERSNEEVECKGETQEAISWYNRVLGFHVEAGHGVKFTFKNINLKNPNEEYSFTIRYAYDTYTLLDCDPQLNETKELIHELNKTNGLFKFVRIMREKFQEAVIQGVSPQSTSHQESSMFSTSAPVLSVSTDLSESPVGNNDQQVQYGEDNRPSKKVHARGQNATVLSSGSASSLRRSPRLKVKK, via the exons ATGGAGATCCGAGAGGAGGACACTGTACGGACGAAGATGGACTCGCTGCGATTGATCTCGGACAGAGAGATACCGATTCAGCAGCGGAGGATGGGTACTCTGACGGCATCGTTTCGGAAGTCCCTAGAATCGATCGGGGCCAGGGCACGAGAAACCGTACAAAGTCAAG GAAAGCTGGGGCAGCTTAAAGATAAGCTGAGAGAGGCGGAGGATGAGATGGTAAAAGCACTAGCAG TGAAGACCCGCAAAGAGGCCATGCGGATGGCGAAAATGGATGCTATTGCTGCTCAGAAGGCAAGAGTAGACGAACTTATAAGAAGCGTGCAAGAGCAGAAGGCTAAGAGGGATCAATATGCTGCAGTTATCTCTCAACAATATCTAG CTCTGGCAGTATCTGAAGAAAGGAGTAACGAAGAAGTTGAATGTAAAGGTGAAACGCAAGAAGCAATTTCGTGGTATAATAGAGTTCTTGGTTTCCATGTTGAAGCTGGACATG GGGTAAAATTCACTTTCAAGaacattaatttgaaaaatccAAATGAGGAGTACTCTTTCACCATTCGCTATGCATATGATACTTACACGT TGTTAGATTGTGATCCACAGTTGAATGAAACTAAAGAGTTGATTCACGAGTTGAACAAAACCAATGGTTTATTCAAATTTGTCAGAATCATGAGAGAAAAGTTCCAAGAAGCTGTGATTCAAG GAGTTTCACCTCAATCAACAAGTCATCAAGAGTCTTCCATGTTCTCTACGTCTGCTCCGGTTTTGTCAGTATCAACTGACTTAAGCGAATCCCCTGTTGGAAATAATGACCAGCAAGTTCAATACGGAGAAGACAATAGACCTTCCAAGAAAGTACATGCCAGAGGGCAGAATGCTACTGTCTTATCTTCAGGATCAGCATCATCTCTTCGGCGGTCCCCCCGTTTAAAG GTTAAGAAATGA
- the LOC122288832 gene encoding kinetochore protein SPC25 homolog isoform X1, producing MEIREEDTVRTKMDSLRLISDREIPIQQRRMGTLTASFRKSLESIGARARETVQSQGKLGQLKDKLREAEDEMVKALAVKTRKEAMRMAKMDAIAAQKARVDELIRSVQEQKAKRDQYAAVISQQYLALAVSEERSNEEVECKGETQEAISWYNRVLGFHVEAGHGVKFTFKNINLKNPNEEYSFTIRYAYDTYTLLDCDPQLNETKELIHELNKTNGLFKFVRIMREKFQEAVIQGVSPQSTSHQESSMFSTSAPVLSVSTDLSESPVGNNDQQVQYGEDNRPSKKVHARGQNATVLSSGSASSLRRSPRLKFPIVAKHQGLYP from the exons ATGGAGATCCGAGAGGAGGACACTGTACGGACGAAGATGGACTCGCTGCGATTGATCTCGGACAGAGAGATACCGATTCAGCAGCGGAGGATGGGTACTCTGACGGCATCGTTTCGGAAGTCCCTAGAATCGATCGGGGCCAGGGCACGAGAAACCGTACAAAGTCAAG GAAAGCTGGGGCAGCTTAAAGATAAGCTGAGAGAGGCGGAGGATGAGATGGTAAAAGCACTAGCAG TGAAGACCCGCAAAGAGGCCATGCGGATGGCGAAAATGGATGCTATTGCTGCTCAGAAGGCAAGAGTAGACGAACTTATAAGAAGCGTGCAAGAGCAGAAGGCTAAGAGGGATCAATATGCTGCAGTTATCTCTCAACAATATCTAG CTCTGGCAGTATCTGAAGAAAGGAGTAACGAAGAAGTTGAATGTAAAGGTGAAACGCAAGAAGCAATTTCGTGGTATAATAGAGTTCTTGGTTTCCATGTTGAAGCTGGACATG GGGTAAAATTCACTTTCAAGaacattaatttgaaaaatccAAATGAGGAGTACTCTTTCACCATTCGCTATGCATATGATACTTACACGT TGTTAGATTGTGATCCACAGTTGAATGAAACTAAAGAGTTGATTCACGAGTTGAACAAAACCAATGGTTTATTCAAATTTGTCAGAATCATGAGAGAAAAGTTCCAAGAAGCTGTGATTCAAG GAGTTTCACCTCAATCAACAAGTCATCAAGAGTCTTCCATGTTCTCTACGTCTGCTCCGGTTTTGTCAGTATCAACTGACTTAAGCGAATCCCCTGTTGGAAATAATGACCAGCAAGTTCAATACGGAGAAGACAATAGACCTTCCAAGAAAGTACATGCCAGAGGGCAGAATGCTACTGTCTTATCTTCAGGATCAGCATCATCTCTTCGGCGGTCCCCCCGTTTAAAG TTTCCGATCGTAGCCAAACATCAAGGACTGTATCCATAA
- the LOC122290456 gene encoding uncharacterized protein LOC122290456 isoform X2, translating into MDMKRDSVPWTKQRNEPCSTIHPTIRQHECIQAQIVEPKQTTAQEHSSNLASSSSHNTASIIPMLLVAFLLVTSLLGPALSLSIVSDSSHSLLANQTFHPGSELHKLKSVRGYLRKINKPAVKTIQSPDGDVIDCVLSHLQPAFDHPQLKGQKPLDPPERPKGHDTADTVAESLQLWTESGESCPEGTVPIRRTTEEDILRASSVGRFGRKPTRHVRRDSTGSGHEHAVLFVNGDQYYGAKASINVWAPRVTDQYEFSLSQIWVISGSFGNDLNTIEAGWQVSPELYGDNNPRFFTYWTTDAYQTTGCYNLLCSGFIQTNNKVAIGAAISPRSSFNGRQFDIGVMVWKDPKHGHWWLEFGSGLLVGYWPAFIFSHLRNHASMIQFGGEIVNSRSSGFHTSTQMGSGQFAEEGFGKASYFRNLQVVDWDNNLLPLTNLHLLADHPSCYDIKQVWNNAWGTHFFYGGPGKNVRCP; encoded by the exons ATGGACATGAAGAGAGATTCAGTTCCATGGACAAAACAGAGGAATGAACCATGTTCTACAATTCATCCCACAATAAGACAACACGAATGCATACAAGCACAAATTGTTGAACCAAAACAAACAACAGCGCAAGAACATTCCTCAAATCTAGCTTCGTCTTCTTCCCACAATACTGCCTCAATCATTCCCATGCTTCtcgttgctttccttcttgtAACTTCCTTGCTTGGCCCTGCCCTGTCCCTCTCTATTGTGTCAGATTCCAGCCACTCTCTGCTGGCCAACCAAACTTTTCACCCAGGTTCTGAGTTGCACAAGCTGAAGAGTGTCAGAGGTTATCTCAGGAAGATCAACAAACCTGCTGTGAAGACAATTCAG AGCCCTGATGGTGATGTTATAGACTGTGTGCTATCTCATCTCCAACCAGCTTTTGACCATCCTCAGCTGAAAGGACAGAAACCATTG GATCCACCGGAAAGGCCAAAAGGCCATGACACTGCAGATACAGTGGCAGAGAGCTTGCAGCTATGGACAGAATCTGGTGAATCCTGCCCAGAGGGTACTGTTCCAATCAGAAGAACCACAGAAGAAGATATTTTAAGAGCAAGTTCTGTTGGAAGATTTGGAAGAAAACCAACAAGACATGTTAGAAGAGACTCTACAGGCAGTGGTCATGAG CATGCAGTTCTATTTGTAAATGGAGATCAGTATTATGGAGCAAAGGCCAGCATAAACGTGTGGGCGCCCCGCGTAACTGATCAATATGAATTCAGCTTGTCACAAATATGGGTCATTTCGGGTTCCTTTGGCAATGATCTAAATACCATTGAAGCTGGTTGGCAG GTTAGCCCTGAGCTGTATGGAGACAATAATCCAAGGTTCTTCACTTATTGGACA aCCGATGCATACCAAACAACTGGATGTTACAATTTACTGTGCTCAGGCTTCATCCAAACCAACAACAAGGTTGCTATTGGAGCAGCAATCTCTCCAAGGTCCTCCTTCAATGGCAGACAATTTGATATTGGCGTAATGGTTTGGAAG gATCCAAAGCATGGACATTGGTGGCTGGAATTTGGATCCGGTCTGCTTGTTGGATATTGGCCTGCATTCATTTTCAGTCACTTAAGAAACCATGCTAGCATGATACAATTTGGGGGAGAGATTGTAAATTCTAGATCTTCAGGTTTTCACACATCTACTCAAATGGGTAGCGGCCAATTTGCAGAAGAAGGATTTGGAAAAGCATCCTATTTCAGAAACTTGCAAGTTGTTGACTGGGATAATAACTTGCTTCCTCTAACAAACCTTCATCTCTTGGCTGATCATCCAAGTTGTTATGATATAAAGCAAGTGTGGAATAACGCATGGGGAACTCACTTTTTTTATGGGGGTCCTGGAAAGAATGTAAGATGCCCTTGA
- the LOC122288937 gene encoding CRAL-TRIO domain-containing protein C3H8.02 isoform X3, protein MAYRLCQNLRHPLVPPLKFSMKATRTSKLFVQNCMLDPRESRKLVLEVKEKLQKEYHSLPVGKNGRDDEDMILWFLKDRKFSVEDAVAKLTKAIKWRQEFKVSELSEELVKNVAQTGKAYVHDFLDVNDRPVLIVEASKHFPAMQDPAEDEKLCVFMIEKALQKLPTGKEDILGIFDLRGFGTDNADLKFLTFLLALCHQIN, encoded by the exons ATGGCGTATCGCCTGTGTCAAAATCTTCGTCACCCGCTTGTCCCTCCGCTTAAATTTTCCATGAAAGCCACTCGAACTAGCAAGCTGTTTGTTCAGAACTGTATGCTGGACCCGAGAGAGTCGCGCAAG CTAGTTTTGGAGGTTAAAGAGAAGCTTCAAAAAGAATACCACAGTCTTCCCGTTGGCAAGAATGGAAGAGATGATGAAGATATGATCCTATGGTTTCTGAAGGACCGGAAGTTTTCTGTTGAAGATGCTGTTGCAAAATTGACTAAAGCCATT AAATGGCGTCAAGAATTCAAGGTGTCAGAATTGTCTGAAGAGTTGGTGAAAAATGTGGCTCAAACTGGAAAGGCCTATGTGCATGATTTTCTTGATGTCAATGACAGACCTGTGCTCATAGTGGAGGCTTCCAAGCATTTTCCCGCA ATGCAGGATCCTGCAGAGGATGAGAAACTGTGTGTGTTTATGATTGAGAAGGCATTGCAGAAGCTGCCGACTGGCAAAGAAGACATACTTGGAATATTTGATCTACGGGGCTTTGGAACAGATAATGCAGATCTTAAGTTTTTAACGTTTTTG CTGGCATTATGTCATCAAATCAACTAA
- the LOC122288832 gene encoding kinetochore protein SPC25 homolog isoform X3, with the protein MEIREEDTVRTKMDSLRLISDREIPIQQRRMGTLTASFRKSLESIGARARETVQSQGKLGQLKDKLREAEDEMVKALAVKTRKEAMRMAKMDAIAAQKARVDELIRSVQEQKAKRDQYAAVISQQYLALAVSEERSNEEVECKGETQEAISWYNRVLGFHVEAGHGVKFTFKNINLKNPNEEYSFTIRYAYDTYTLLDCDPQLNETKELIHELNKTNGLFKFVRIMREKFQEAVIQGVSPQSTSHQESSMFSTSAPVLSVSTDLSESPVGNNDQQVQYGEDNRPSKKVHARGQNATVLSSGSASSLRRSPRLKKS; encoded by the exons ATGGAGATCCGAGAGGAGGACACTGTACGGACGAAGATGGACTCGCTGCGATTGATCTCGGACAGAGAGATACCGATTCAGCAGCGGAGGATGGGTACTCTGACGGCATCGTTTCGGAAGTCCCTAGAATCGATCGGGGCCAGGGCACGAGAAACCGTACAAAGTCAAG GAAAGCTGGGGCAGCTTAAAGATAAGCTGAGAGAGGCGGAGGATGAGATGGTAAAAGCACTAGCAG TGAAGACCCGCAAAGAGGCCATGCGGATGGCGAAAATGGATGCTATTGCTGCTCAGAAGGCAAGAGTAGACGAACTTATAAGAAGCGTGCAAGAGCAGAAGGCTAAGAGGGATCAATATGCTGCAGTTATCTCTCAACAATATCTAG CTCTGGCAGTATCTGAAGAAAGGAGTAACGAAGAAGTTGAATGTAAAGGTGAAACGCAAGAAGCAATTTCGTGGTATAATAGAGTTCTTGGTTTCCATGTTGAAGCTGGACATG GGGTAAAATTCACTTTCAAGaacattaatttgaaaaatccAAATGAGGAGTACTCTTTCACCATTCGCTATGCATATGATACTTACACGT TGTTAGATTGTGATCCACAGTTGAATGAAACTAAAGAGTTGATTCACGAGTTGAACAAAACCAATGGTTTATTCAAATTTGTCAGAATCATGAGAGAAAAGTTCCAAGAAGCTGTGATTCAAG GAGTTTCACCTCAATCAACAAGTCATCAAGAGTCTTCCATGTTCTCTACGTCTGCTCCGGTTTTGTCAGTATCAACTGACTTAAGCGAATCCCCTGTTGGAAATAATGACCAGCAAGTTCAATACGGAGAAGACAATAGACCTTCCAAGAAAGTACATGCCAGAGGGCAGAATGCTACTGTCTTATCTTCAGGATCAGCATCATCTCTTCGGCGGTCCCCCCGTTTAAAG AAATCATGA